TTGTCGCATGAAGGTAACGCGCACGACGTCAACCGGCACGGCGAATCGATTCGCGCCTTCGTCCTGGTCGGCGAAAGGCCTCTTTCACCCTCGTCCTGCAATCTTTTCCTGGAAATTCTGCGCAACGCCCACGGACCAAATCTGCTCCGCGTGAAAGGAATCATCGCATTGGCCGATGACCGGGACCGGCCCTTGGTCATTCATGGGGTGCAGCACGTCTTTCATCCGCCGGTGCGTCTCGACGCCTGGCCCGACGACGATCACCGGACGAGAATCGTGTTCATCGTCGACAAGATGAGCCCGCAATTCGTTCAGGGTCTTTACGAGGCCTTCGCAGGCGACCTGCGCATCGATCGCCCCGATGGCCAGGCGCTGGCCGAGAGCCCGCTGACGCCTTCGCGGGGCGGATTGCTCGCCTGATCCCTGTGCAGGTCGAGAATGTCGCGCTTTTGGCGCGGAGGTTGATTCATAGAGCTCATTAGGTCGCGTCAAAGGCGAATCGTGCCGAAACGAGCCAAAGAGCTTCGTTTTGAGACGCCTCCACGACCGGGAGCAAAACAGGTGTGACACATTTTCTCGGACTAGAGCCAGCCTGGCGCGACCCGCAGCTACGAAGCCCGGGTAAATATCCGACCGGGACCAATAGGGACGGCTTGGCTTCCCAAGCCGATCGGTCCGACGCGATAAGTCCGCTACTGATCGAGAATGTCGATTTCGACCAATTGCGCCGGCATGAAGCCGAATGGAGGGACCTTGCGGCGCGCGGGCTTGAGCGCAATGTCTTTCTCGAACCGGGCTTCGCCCTGCCCTTTCTGCAACATTTGAGGCGCCCAAAAAATCTGCGCTTCCTGTTGGCTTGGCGAAAATCGGCGGCGGGCGCGTCGGGGCGCCTGATGGCGCTTTGGCCGATCGTCGCGCCCGGAGCGCCCGGAGCGCCATACGAAACCTGGCGCCACGATTATTCCTGTCTCGGCGCGCCCCTGCTCGACCGGGCCAACGCCGCAAGCTGTCTCAATGCGATCGTGGGTCATTTGCGGGCCGAGGGCGGCCATGCTCCCATTCTGGCGCTCAGACAGTTAAGGCGACGTGGCCCGCTGTATTCCCTCATCGCCGATTATGCTGGACGGCAAGGCCTCGCCGTCGAATATGCGGCGGAATATCAGCGCGCCGCGCTCGACGCGACCGCGGCCGAGGGAGAAGCCGCCTGGCCCATTCCCGCGAAAAAAAGGAAGGAACTGCGACGCCAGTTGCGACGCCTCGACGAGAGCGGAAGCGTTTCGTTCGGCGTCGCAGATGGCGGCGAGGCATTCAACCGGCAACTGGAATTGTTTCTGGCGCTGGAGGCCAAGGGCTGGAAAGGCCGCCATGGCGGCGCTTTTCTTGCCCGCCCCGAACTTGCCGCCTTCGCGCGGACGATGACGCGAACATTGGCGCGCGAAGGGAAATGCAGGATTTATTGGCTCGCCTGCGGCGAACGGATCGTCGCCAGCAATATTCTGCTGCTTGACGCCGACCAGACCTTTTTCTGGAAAACAGCTTACGATGAAGACTTTGCCACCCTCTCGCCGGGCGTGCTGCTGGCGATGCAAATGACGGACGCCCTTTTGCGCGATCCGCGGCTGCGGCGTGTCGATTCCTGCGCCATTCCGAACCATCCGATGATCGATCATATTTGGCGCGAGCGTGAGCCTTTCGCCGATATCCTGATCTCATGCTGTCCAGGCGGAGAGCTGGCCTTGCGTCGCGCGGCAGTCCGCGAGCGGTTCCGCCGCTGGCTCCGTGACCGCGCCAAATCGCTCCGGACGAAAGCCCAGAAAATCATAGGCTCGAGGAACCAAAGACGGTGACCGATCCACGCCAGCGCCTCGACAAATGGCTTTGGCATGCGCGCGTCGCGAAAACCCGCACGGCGGCGGCGGAGCTTGTGACCAGCGGCTATGTGCGAATCAACGGCAATCGCGCCCAACAGGCGGCAAAACTCGTCGCATTGGGCGATATCGTCACGATCGCCCTGTCCCGTCGCGTCCTCGTACTGGAGGTTCTCGGCTTTTCCGAACGCCGGGGACCCTTTGCCGAAGCGTCGAAACTCTATCGCGCCATCGACCCGGACGGCGTGACGCCGGATGGCTGAAGCGACGCGGCGCCGTTGGCAATCAGCTCTCCAACAGCCGCCGCGCGATGACCTGCGCTTGAATTTCCGCCGCGCCCTCGAAAATATTGAGGATGCGCGCGTCGCAGAGCACGCGCGAGACCGGATATTCCAGGGCGAAGCCATTGCCGCCATGGATCTGCAGGGCGTTGTCGGCGGCCGCCCAGGCGACGCGCGCGCCCAGAAGCTTGGCCTGACCCGCCTCCAGATCGCAGCGCTTGCCTTCATCCTTCGCCCTAGCCGCGAAATAGGTGATCTGCCGCGCGATATGGACCTCGACCGCCATCATCGCGACCTTGTCGGCGACGCGGGGGAAGTGAATCAGGGCCTTGCCAAACTGGATGCGCTCCTTGGCGTAGCGAAGCGCCAATTCCATGGCGCATTGCGCGACGCCCACGGCGCGCGCCGCGGTCTGGATGCGCGCGCCTTCAAAAGTCTGCATCAGCTGTTTGAACCCCTGTCCCTCGACGCCGCCAAGCAGATTTTCCGCCGGAACCTCAAAACCGTCGAAGGCGATTTCATATTCCTTCATGCCGCGATAGCCGAGCACTTCGATTTCGCCGCCGGACATGCCTTTCGCTGGGAAAGGATTGGCGTCGTCGCCGCGCGGCTTTTCCGCGAGAAGCATCGAAAGGCCCTTATAGCCCGGCTCACTGGGATTGGTGCGGGTTAGAACCGTCATCAGATCGGCGCGCACCGGATGGGTGATCCAGGTCTTGTTGCCGTTGACGACATATTTGTCGCCTTCGCGAACCGCGCGGGTTCGCAACGAAGCGAGGTCGGAGCCGGTGTTCGGTTCGGTGAAAACCGCAGTCGGAAGGATTTCGCCCGACGCGATCTTGGGCAGATATTTTTCCTTTTGTTCCGCCGTGCCGCCGCCCAGGATCAGTTCGCCCGCGATTTCCGAACGCGTGCCGAGCGAGCCGACGCCGATATAGGCGCGCGAAAGCTCCTCCGTGACCACGCACATTGCGACCTTGCCAAGGCCCATGCCGCCATATTCTTCGGGAATGGTCAGACCGAAAACGCCGAGATCGGCGAGCCCCTGAATGATCTCCAGCGGAATATAGGCGTTCTTCAAATGCCATTCATGCGCGTGGGGAACGACCTCGGCCTCGGCATATTTACGAATTTCCTCGCGTATCGCTTCCAAGGTCTCGTCCAACCCCGGCGAGCCGACTGTCGCCGAGGCCTCCGCGTGGTCCACGAGATCGACCAGCCGGGCGCGATTTGGCGCAATATTGCCGGCGGCGATCAGCTTCTCGGTCGCCGTCGTGCGGGCGAGAGCGATGGTCTCGGCGCTCAAGCCGAAATCGCCCAGCCGGACAAACTCGCCCTGGCTCATCGGAATGCCGCCGAAAACCTGGGCGAGATATTCGCCGACGCCGATCCGGGTCAACAGATCCTCGGTTTCCCCGTAACGCCCCTCGGCCTGCATCCTTTCGCCATAAGCAAGCATTTCGCGAAGGGATTCGACGTAAGTGGCGAACCAGGCAAGGCCATGCGCGGCATGCTGCTCGCGCTCGATCGCTGCGTTCGACAGTTTTCCGTTCTCGGTAACCTGGGCGCGAACGCTCGCGACAGCCTTTTCATACAGCCCTTCGACAGCCTCGATAACCTCACGGCCGAGCTCAAAAAATTCCTCTGTGGCGATCGCTTGGGCGGCCTGCGTCATGCATGTCTCCTGATCCGGTTGAACCGGCGAGATGAAATTCGCTGAAGGGCCTTTTTTGCCAGCCTCGATGACGCAGTGCAATAAGTCTTAAGCTTCGGTCAGGCCTTTCTTTAGCAGGAGCGCGCCGAATTCCGGCTTGCGGCCTCTGAACAGGCGATAGGCTTCGTTCGGATCGCGCTGATTCCCCGCCGCATAGACATAATCCCGCAAGCGACCGGCAGTCGCGGGATCGAAAATATCGCCGGCCTCTTCGAACGCCGCGAAGGCGTCGGCGTCGAGCGCTTCCGACCATAAATAGCTGTAATAGCCCGCCGCATAGCCGTCGCCCGCGAAAATATGAGAAAAATGCGGTGTTCGGTGACGCATGACGATTTCCGATGGCATGTCGACGCCGCGCAGAATTTCCTTTTCGGCGCCGACGACATCCTCAGGCGCATCGGCGCGAGAGTGCAGCAGGAAATCGACATAGGCCGAAGCACAATATTCGACGGTCGCGAATCCCTGATTGAAATGACGCGCTGCAATAATGCGATCGATCATGTCTTGCGGGATGGGCGCCCCCGTTTCGTGATGAAGGGCGAATTTCTGCAGGATTTCCGGACGAAGGGCCCAGTGCTCAAAGAGCTGCGAGGGCAATTCCACGAAATCCGTGGGCGTCGCCGTCCCGCTCATCGAGGGATAGACGACGTTCGACAGCATCCCATGCAAGGCATGCCCGAATTCGTGAAAGAGGGTGGTTGCTTCCGTGAGGGACAGCAGGGTCGCGGTTCCCGGAAGCGGCTTGGAAAAATTCATGACATTGACGATGACAGGACGGATGTCGCCCCCCAATTTTCGCTGATTGCGAAAATTCGACATCCAGGCGCCGGAACGTTTGCCGGCCCGGGCGTAATAATCTCCAAAAAAGATCGCCAGATGCTGTCCGTCCCGATCGAGAACTTCGAACGCCCGGACGTCAGGATGATAGGTCGGCAAATCCGTCCGCGAAACGAAACGCAATCCAAACAAGCGCTCCGCGCAATAAAACGCCGCCTCGATCATCTTTTCGAGCTGGAAATAGGCGGAAAGGGCGCTTTGATCGATGTCATATTTCCGCAACCGCAGCTTTTCCGCGTAATAACGCCAGTCATGGGCGGCTATTGTGAAATTTGCGCCTTCGGCGTCGGCGACTTTCTGAAGGGCGGCGGCTTCCGCCCCGGCCCTGGCGCGCGCCGGCGCCCAAACCTTGTCGAGCAGGTCGAGCGCCGCCGCCGGAGCGCCGGCCATGGTCGGCTCCAGCTTGTAATCGGCAAAAGTCTTATAGCCGAGCATTTGCGCGCGTTCGCGCCGAAGATCGAGGATCTCGGAAATGATGCGTCGGTTGTCGGTCGCGCCATCATGCTCCCCGCGCGCGATCCAGGCGTTGAACAAATCCTCGCGAAGGTCCCGCCTGTCGCCATAGCTCAGGAAAGGCTCGACGCTCGATCGCGACAATGTCAAAGCGAAGGGATGGGCGGCATGGCGATCCGTCGCGGCCTGCGCGGCCTGCGCGGCCACCGCCTTCGCCTCGTTGGGCAAACCGGAAAGATCGTCCTTTTCCAACTCCATGATGTAATTTGCTTCGTCGGCAAGGACGTTCTGCGCGAAATTCATTTCGAGACTTGCGAGGCGTTCCGCCGTTTCCGCGAATCGCTCCCGGTCCGCGCCCGAGAGTTGCGCTCCGGCGCGCACGAAACTCTTGTAGGTCAGTTCGAGCAAACGCGCCTGTTCGCCGCTCAGCGGCAGGTCGTCTCGATTTTGATAAAGGGCCGCAACCCGCGAGAACAATCGTTCATTAAGCGAAATGTCGGCATAATGTCGCGCAAGCATGGGCGACACTTCCCGTTCGATCGCCCGCAATTCTTCGGTCGAGTCGGTTCCGGAGAGATTCCAGAACACGCCGCCGACGCGATTGAGCGTCTTGCCGGCAAGTTCCAACGCATCGATCACGTTCTCGAAGGTCGGCGTCGCGGGATTGTCCGCGATTGCGGCGATTTCCCTCTCATGTTCGCGCAAGGCGACGTCGAAAGCCTGACGATAATGGCCGGCTTCTATCGCCTCGAAGGGCGGAAGGGTGAAAGGCGTGCGCCATTCGACAAGCAGTGGATTGGGCGCGTGCATGGCGTTCTCCTTTGGGTGAGCAAGGATAGGACGAGCCGCGCAGCGACACCAGCTTACTTGCTAAAATGGTTTGACGACGACCAAAACCACGATGAAAATCATCAAGATCGTTGGAACTTCATTGAACACGCGAAAAAATTTGGTGGAGTGCTTGTTGCGGTCCAACTTGAAGTCGTGTTGATATTTTCCGAGCGCAAAATGGGTCAAGGTCATCAATAATACAAAAATCAGCTTTGCATGAAACCAAGGAGAATGAAAAAATCCACTTTGGATCGCCAGAAACAATCCTGTCACCCAGGCCACGATCATGGCTGGCGTCATGATCATGTAGAGAAGTTTTCTCTCCATGATCTTGAATGTTTCCGAACAGCCCGATCCCTGTGCTGCGTCTGCGTGATAGACGAAAAGCCGCGGAAGATAAAGCAGCCCGGCCATCCAGGATATGATGGCGATGACATGAAGCGCCTTGACCCACAAATACATTTCAGGCCTCGAAGGATCGCACTTGCTTGACCAATGCCGCGACGTGGTCGATCGGGGTTTCCGGCAGTATGCCGTGCCCGAGGTTGAAAATATGGGCTCGCGTACGGTAAGCCTCTAGAATCCCAGCGACCGCGGTGGTTTGCCCCGTCCCGCCCGCCAACAAAGCCAGCGGGTCGAGATGACCTTGGACGACGACATTCTCAGGAACATTCGCCGCGATCCAGGCAGGATCGACGGCAGTGTCAAGTCCGAGAGCGTTCGCGCCGGCGCGTCGGCAGAAATCGCGATAATGACTCGCCGCGCCGCGCGGAAAGGCGATTATCCGGGCATAAGGAACTCTTTTCCGAACGCCCTGTATGATTTTCGTGATCGGAGTGAGTGACCAGCGTTCAAATTCCGCCGCCGGCAAGATTCCGGCCCAGGAATCGAATATTTGGACGGCGTCGACTCCGGCGTGAAATTGCGCGCAAAGATATTCGATGGAGGCGTCGACCAGCTTGTCAATGAGAATCTGGAAACCGTCCGGATCGCGATAGGCGAAAAGGCGCGCCGCGGCCTGATCGGCC
This genomic interval from Candidatus Rhodoblastus alkanivorans contains the following:
- a CDS encoding M3 family metallopeptidase; this translates as MHAPNPLLVEWRTPFTLPPFEAIEAGHYRQAFDVALREHEREIAAIADNPATPTFENVIDALELAGKTLNRVGGVFWNLSGTDSTEELRAIEREVSPMLARHYADISLNERLFSRVAALYQNRDDLPLSGEQARLLELTYKSFVRAGAQLSGADRERFAETAERLASLEMNFAQNVLADEANYIMELEKDDLSGLPNEAKAVAAQAAQAATDRHAAHPFALTLSRSSVEPFLSYGDRRDLREDLFNAWIARGEHDGATDNRRIISEILDLRRERAQMLGYKTFADYKLEPTMAGAPAAALDLLDKVWAPARARAGAEAAALQKVADAEGANFTIAAHDWRYYAEKLRLRKYDIDQSALSAYFQLEKMIEAAFYCAERLFGLRFVSRTDLPTYHPDVRAFEVLDRDGQHLAIFFGDYYARAGKRSGAWMSNFRNQRKLGGDIRPVIVNVMNFSKPLPGTATLLSLTEATTLFHEFGHALHGMLSNVVYPSMSGTATPTDFVELPSQLFEHWALRPEILQKFALHHETGAPIPQDMIDRIIAARHFNQGFATVEYCASAYVDFLLHSRADAPEDVVGAEKEILRGVDMPSEIVMRHRTPHFSHIFAGDGYAAGYYSYLWSEALDADAFAAFEEAGDIFDPATAGRLRDYVYAAGNQRDPNEAYRLFRGRKPEFGALLLKKGLTEA
- the hemJ gene encoding protoporphyrinogen oxidase HemJ, with amino-acid sequence MYLWVKALHVIAIISWMAGLLYLPRLFVYHADAAQGSGCSETFKIMERKLLYMIMTPAMIVAWVTGLFLAIQSGFFHSPWFHAKLIFVLLMTLTHFALGKYQHDFKLDRNKHSTKFFRVFNEVPTILMIFIVVLVVVKPF
- a CDS encoding GNAT family N-acetyltransferase; this encodes MASQADRSDAISPLLIENVDFDQLRRHEAEWRDLAARGLERNVFLEPGFALPFLQHLRRPKNLRFLLAWRKSAAGASGRLMALWPIVAPGAPGAPYETWRHDYSCLGAPLLDRANAASCLNAIVGHLRAEGGHAPILALRQLRRRGPLYSLIADYAGRQGLAVEYAAEYQRAALDATAAEGEAAWPIPAKKRKELRRQLRRLDESGSVSFGVADGGEAFNRQLELFLALEAKGWKGRHGGAFLARPELAAFARTMTRTLAREGKCRIYWLACGERIVASNILLLDADQTFFWKTAYDEDFATLSPGVLLAMQMTDALLRDPRLRRVDSCAIPNHPMIDHIWREREPFADILISCCPGGELALRRAAVRERFRRWLRDRAKSLRTKAQKIIGSRNQRR
- a CDS encoding acyl-CoA dehydrogenase family protein encodes the protein MTQAAQAIATEEFFELGREVIEAVEGLYEKAVASVRAQVTENGKLSNAAIEREQHAAHGLAWFATYVESLREMLAYGERMQAEGRYGETEDLLTRIGVGEYLAQVFGGIPMSQGEFVRLGDFGLSAETIALARTTATEKLIAAGNIAPNRARLVDLVDHAEASATVGSPGLDETLEAIREEIRKYAEAEVVPHAHEWHLKNAYIPLEIIQGLADLGVFGLTIPEEYGGMGLGKVAMCVVTEELSRAYIGVGSLGTRSEIAGELILGGGTAEQKEKYLPKIASGEILPTAVFTEPNTGSDLASLRTRAVREGDKYVVNGNKTWITHPVRADLMTVLTRTNPSEPGYKGLSMLLAEKPRGDDANPFPAKGMSGGEIEVLGYRGMKEYEIAFDGFEVPAENLLGGVEGQGFKQLMQTFEGARIQTAARAVGVAQCAMELALRYAKERIQFGKALIHFPRVADKVAMMAVEVHIARQITYFAARAKDEGKRCDLEAGQAKLLGARVAWAAADNALQIHGGNGFALEYPVSRVLCDARILNIFEGAAEIQAQVIARRLLES
- a CDS encoding RNA-binding S4 domain-containing protein translates to MTDPRQRLDKWLWHARVAKTRTAAAELVTSGYVRINGNRAQQAAKLVALGDIVTIALSRRVLVLEVLGFSERRGPFAEASKLYRAIDPDGVTPDG
- the hemE gene encoding uroporphyrinogen decarboxylase, producing the protein MNPQSDHLPPLVSKKPLLAVLDGSRTTSPPIWLMRQAGRYLPEYREIRAKAPSFLDFCYSPAFAAEATLQPIRRFGFDAAILFSDILVVPDALGQKVVFETGEGPRLDPLTDTAAIRNLPPLSLERLAPVFETIDRVRAQLPAETTFLGFCGAPWTVASYMVAGRGSADQAAARLFAYRDPDGFQILIDKLVDASIEYLCAQFHAGVDAVQIFDSWAGILPAAEFERWSLTPITKIIQGVRKRVPYARIIAFPRGAASHYRDFCRRAGANALGLDTAVDPAWIAANVPENVVVQGHLDPLALLAGGTGQTTAVAGILEAYRTRAHIFNLGHGILPETPIDHVAALVKQVRSFEA